A segment of the candidate division Zixibacteria bacterium HGW-Zixibacteria-1 genome:
GCGATCCCCGTTTGACCGTTTCTCCCAGAGTTTGGAGTTTAATAAGATCCTCCGGTTGTCCCTGTCCTTTGGTTATTCTTTCCAGAATTGCCACCATGTGCCCGGACCCGACCCGGCACGGAGAGCATTTTCCGCAGGATTCCTCTTGGGTGAAATCGAGGAAATATCGGGCAACATCAACAACGCAGGTGTCTTCATCCATAACAATCAATCCCCCTGAACCCATAATAGAACCGGCCGCACCCAAAGATTCATAATCGACCGGTGTATCCAGGAATTCCGCGGATAGACATCCTCCTGAAGGGCCGCCGGTTTGGACGGCCTTGAATGGTTTGCGGGAGCCACCGCCGATATCGAAAATTATCTGGCGAAGAGGCGTTCCCAGGGGCACTTCGATGAGTCCCGAGCGGCGCACTTTGCCGACCAGGGAAAATGTTTTGGTCCCATAATTCCCCTGAGTTCCGAATTGCCTGTACCAGACCGCGCCATGGCGCAGGATACTTGGCAGAGTCCCCAGCGTTTCAACATTGTTTATGATGGTGGGTTTGCCGTGAAGACCTGAGATAGCCGGATAGGGGGGACGCGATTTGGGCATGCCTCTTTTGCCCTCAATTGAGGCGATGAGAGCCGTCTCCTCACCGCAGACAAAAGCTCCGGCACCTTCTTTGATAGTGATATCGAAATCAAAGCCCGAATTCTGGATATTTTTACCAAGAAGTCCATACTGACGCATCTGGGCCATGGCTTTTTTGAGTCGCACGATGGCCAGAGGATATTCAGCTCTAATATAGATATATCCCTGCGTGGCCCCGATGGCATAGGCGGCGATCAGGAGTCCTTCCAGGACGCAATGCGGGTCACCCTCGATTAAGGAGCGGTTCATAAACGCCCCGGGATCGCCTTCATCGGCGTTGCAAATCATGTACTTCGTATCGCCGGGAACACCGCGACAGGTTTCCCATTTTTTATATGTCGGGAATCCCGCCCCACCGCGTCCGCGCAGGCCGGCTTCTTTGATTTCGGCGATAACGCCTTCCGGTCCTTTATTAAAAGCGGCCAGCAGTCCCGAATAACCGTCGTTAGCTATATAGTGATCAATCTCTTCGGGATCTATAAAACCGCAATTTCTGAGGACAATTCTCACCTGGGGCTTAAGCATCGGAAGATCAAAAAATCGGGGAATCCCCTTCGTTAATTCGTCCTCATTATTTCCGAAATGACCCAGGGCCATTTGTGCCTGGGGATTATTATTAAGAAGGATTGATTCCAATATCCGTTTGACCTTATTGGAAGTGACATTGGCGTAGCTTATTCGAGGTTTATCGGGTAGCCTAATATCCATAAGTGGCTCGAGGTAACAGGGGCCGATGCAGCCGACTTGGACAATGCGGGCCTGAAGATTATTTTCTGCAAGAACTATTTTGATCGCGTCGAGTATATCTTTTGCTCCGGCGGCCCTGCCGCAGGAAGCGGTACCGACATAGATAACCGGGATATTGCTGTTCTGGAGCTGATCCCATTTTTCCCCGGCATCTTTTTTGATCCGTTCAAAGTTATTCATATTTGTCCAGTATTTCTTTTAATCGAATGACGGTCATACGGCTGCGGATATCATCATTGATTTGAATTACCGGGGCCAATGCACAGCATCCCAAACAGGCCACTCTTTGAAAATCATAGCGCTTATCTTTGGTTGTCTGACCGGGTTTCACATCCAGTTCTCTCCCGACAGCCTCGGCCAGAATCTGACCACCGCGCATGTGACACGCCGTCCCCATACAGACCTTCAAGGAGTTTCGTCCCGGTTCAGTAAATCTGAACTGGGAATAAAAGGAAGCGACACCATAGATCTGGTTTTCAGAAATATGAAGAAAGGGAGAGATGCTCCTGACAGCTTCTTCAGAAATGTACCCATGCTTTTCCTGAATCATCTGAAGAATCGGAATCAGGTCCCCTTCTACACACGCAAATTCCGTTAAGACATCGCGATAATCTTCAAGGGCCATGGGATCACCTTCCTTCCTTGCGGAACGGGGAATCAGGCACAATTAGTCCTGCCCTCCCCCCGCTTGTGCCAAAAAGATACAATCGGTCAGTTTAGCTTCGCCCCGGACGCAATCCTCGGCGAAAGCCATGCATGTGGGCGCTCCGCAACAGCCGCAGTCGCTCTGGCGAAGCCTTTGATATATTCTCTCTCTTTCTTTCATTCTTTTTATAGAGGTTTCAAGATCGGTATCGAAATACTTGGATGGCCGCGGCAGGACAGGATGCTCCAGGTTGAAATAACCATTTTCAAGTTGACGCGTAATATTTTTTTCATCCAGTTCGAGACTGCTTTTATACTTGGCTCTCCGCCTTATACTATTGGCGCGGGCGATATATGGATTCTCAATATTATAGGGGCCGCTGAAACAGCCCAGCATGCAGGTTAGAGCCTCGACGAAATCAACATTACGCAGATGCGAATTTTCGATGTCATCGAAGATCTTCTTCACATGGTCCAGACCGGAGACGGACAGCCAATTCTCCATTTCCACTCCATGGGTTACTCCGCCCAGTATGGCCCAATCGCCGCTGAACACAAAATCCTCAGGAACCTGGCTCAAATCAAAGTTCTCCATAATGCCTGAGATATGGGGGCGAATCACAGAATATGCATCTTTGATCGAAACGGCGACATCTAACCAGGAGTGTGCCTTCTCGGCCGGCTGTTTTATAGATACAGTTTTGGCAGGGCAAGGGGCGACATAGGTGATTCCGATTTCCTCCGGTTTCAGCCCCAATTTTACTGACAACCTTCGTTTTATCTCACGGGCAGCTATTTCGCGGGGGACATCCAGCGGAAGGACAAGTTCCACCAGATCCGGGTATCTCACCTGAATCAACCTGAGAATCGAAGGACACTCCGATGAAATCAATGGGCGCCTGGTCTTATTTTCCTGAAGGTATTTGACCAGGGCTCTGGCCAACATGGAATAAAAAATTCCGACATCGACGACTTCGTCGAAACCAAGTTTCTTTAAAATCAAATGAATGACATAAGGATGGACATTTGGTTCAAATTGCGAATAGAGGACCGAGGAGGGAACGACCACTTTATATTTAAAATTTGATATTTCACTCAGAGGATCGGTGATGGGAATGATAGCGTTTGACGGGCAGGACGAGATACAAGTGCCACAATCCACGCAAAGCTCATTCGATATGACGGCCTTACCGTCTTTTATCCGGATAGCCTGAGTTGGACAGCAACGCATGCATATCATGTGTCCGCGGCATTTTTCCAACAGCACCTTATGTGCATGATAAAATTCGGTCAATTTGTATCCTTTTTTTAACTAAAAGGAATATTCTGAATAAAAAACCTTATTTCCAACCGGGTTCCAATTCCGACCTGGCTCTTAATCGACAGCTCATCAGAGTTTCTCTTTATATTCGGTAATCCCATTCCCGAACCAAAACCCATGGCCCTCATTTCTTCAGTTGCCGTCGAAAATCCTTCCTGCATGGCCAAATCTACATTAGGTATTCCCTTTCCCTCGTCGTCAATTATAACGACGATAACCTCGGGGGTGATGGAAAGACAGACCTTGGCTCTATTGGCATGCATGACCACATTCATTTCGCCCTCATAAGTGGAAATAGCGACCCTTCTGACAAGCACCGGGTCGAATCCGATTTTCTTCAGAATGGACTTGACTTCAGTGGAGACCATTCCGGCACTGGCAAAATCGTTTCCATTAATGTACAGCTCTTGCTTTAAAAGAACCTCAACCGGAGCATTCCTGGTATTTCCGGCATCCATGATATGCAAAGCTCCCTTCATTGCGGCATCTATTCTGACACAAGCATCAAACATATCAAGCTCGGACGAAAGAAGAATCAGATTATTATCTTTGGCAAATTTCAGTGAGCCATCTTTGGGTTTTTTGCCACGGATAAAAACGACACCCTTAAATTCCGCCATATGGGCCGATATAACGGCCTGCTGGGTTGCCAGACCGGTTAATAGAATGGAATTGGCCTTGCCAAATGCCAGGACGTCGCTCATTAAATCAGATGCATAGATATGCTCGACAGATGAATCCAGTCTGTCCTCGGACTCAATAACCGTGGCTCCCAGAGCATCCTTTATCATCCGTATCTCCATAGTTTATCCGTGCATCAGTTATCGATGCCTAAGCCCTTTCCAGAATGTCGGTATGATTGACAAAACCATTATTTAGCCAAGGTACCGAGGGTATAGAGCTTTCCAACCAATTCAAAGGTGGGCAGATTGGTGGAAAAAATGGCAATGTTGTATTTGCTGGCCAGGTCAATGGTATCCTTTGGAACTTCCTTCCCACTAGTGACTATGATAGCTGCCACATCAACCAGATTGGCCGCCGGAATGATACTTTTATGGGTCTGGACGGTCAGCCAGAGATC
Coding sequences within it:
- a CDS encoding anti-sigma regulatory factor, giving the protein MDAGNTRNAPVEVLLKQELYINGNDFASAGMVSTEVKSILKKIGFDPVLVRRVAISTYEGEMNVVMHANRAKVCLSITPEVIVVIIDDEGKGIPNVDLAMQEGFSTATEEMRAMGFGSGMGLPNIKRNSDELSIKSQVGIGTRLEIRFFIQNIPFS
- a CDS encoding serine kinase → MTTEDLIEKIGLKPLSAFESRRVEGVFISDMISDVMAGAKSGDLWLTVQTHKSIIPAANLVDVAAIIVTSGKEVPKDTIDLASKYNIAIFSTNLPTFELVGKLYTLGTLAK
- a CDS encoding ferredoxin; the encoded protein is MTEFYHAHKVLLEKCRGHMICMRCCPTQAIRIKDGKAVISNELCVDCGTCISSCPSNAIIPITDPLSEISNFKYKVVVPSSVLYSQFEPNVHPYVIHLILKKLGFDEVVDVGIFYSMLARALVKYLQENKTRRPLISSECPSILRLIQVRYPDLVELVLPLDVPREIAAREIKRRLSVKLGLKPEEIGITYVAPCPAKTVSIKQPAEKAHSWLDVAVSIKDAYSVIRPHISGIMENFDLSQVPEDFVFSGDWAILGGVTHGVEMENWLSVSGLDHVKKIFDDIENSHLRNVDFVEALTCMLGCFSGPYNIENPYIARANSIRRRAKYKSSLELDEKNITRQLENGYFNLEHPVLPRPSKYFDTDLETSIKRMKERERIYQRLRQSDCGCCGAPTCMAFAEDCVRGEAKLTDCIFLAQAGGGQD
- a CDS encoding NADH-quinone oxidoreductase subunit F, which codes for MNNFERIKKDAGEKWDQLQNSNIPVIYVGTASCGRAAGAKDILDAIKIVLAENNLQARIVQVGCIGPCYLEPLMDIRLPDKPRISYANVTSNKVKRILESILLNNNPQAQMALGHFGNNEDELTKGIPRFFDLPMLKPQVRIVLRNCGFIDPEEIDHYIANDGYSGLLAAFNKGPEGVIAEIKEAGLRGRGGAGFPTYKKWETCRGVPGDTKYMICNADEGDPGAFMNRSLIEGDPHCVLEGLLIAAYAIGATQGYIYIRAEYPLAIVRLKKAMAQMRQYGLLGKNIQNSGFDFDITIKEGAGAFVCGEETALIASIEGKRGMPKSRPPYPAISGLHGKPTIINNVETLGTLPSILRHGAVWYRQFGTQGNYGTKTFSLVGKVRRSGLIEVPLGTPLRQIIFDIGGGSRKPFKAVQTGGPSGGCLSAEFLDTPVDYESLGAAGSIMGSGGLIVMDEDTCVVDVARYFLDFTQEESCGKCSPCRVGSGHMVAILERITKGQGQPEDLIKLQTLGETVKRGSLCGLGQTAPNPVLTTLRYFRSEYLFHIKERHCPAAVCKELIEYRVVPEKCTGCRKCVSVCPTGAITGPRAEPHNLDPDKCIKCRACYEICRFDAIAGDAIIIKSNRKSQEEQLI